CCATTTCCATGGATGATAAAACGAGGATTGCAGTATAAGGACCTTCCTCGCCCCCGCCGGGCCGTCGGTGGCATTTTTGAGGAAGCCATGAATCGAATTAAAGAGCAGCATGGCAGAGACGGACCTTGTAAACTATCTCAGACCGATCGTCATCCCGGGTTGGACCGGCTGGGATGTCATGATGAATTCACATTTGACATAGAAATCGGGAAATGACGAATCATATTGGTCATTGCAAAAGTT
The Clostridiales bacterium genome window above contains:
- a CDS encoding FAD-dependent oxidoreductase; this encodes MIYKRTAQMLEQYDAVVAGGGPAGTAAAIASARHGCRTLLLEGTGCVGGTSTSGALPFWLGYMNGSIPFPWMIKRGLQYKDLPRPRRAVGGIFEEAMNRIKEQHGRDGPCKLSQTDRHPGLDRLGCHDEFTFDIEIGK